Proteins encoded in a region of the Antedon mediterranea chromosome 2, ecAntMedi1.1, whole genome shotgun sequence genome:
- the LOC140040435 gene encoding zinc finger CCCH domain-containing protein 15-like, giving the protein MPPKKAQQPSKKNDQKKKEKIIEDKTFGLKNKKGQKNQKYIQHVTKQVQHGNQKTTRMEDMQSKTKLKEDKKKEQEELNKLFKPVTAAQKVAKGVDPKSVVCAFFKQGQCKKGDKCKFSHDLTLQRKAEKKSMYEDERNEKEKDTMDNWDEAKLQDVVNQKHGEAEIKQPKTDKVCKFFLQAIEDCKYGWFWICPNGGDKCMYKHALPPGFVLKKNKKTDEEEEEKISLEELIEDERAKLASTNLTKLTLESFTAWKKRKIAEKKKMFEETMTKKKNDFKQGRALGLSGREVFEFKPELADADDEGADDTRYVREVDEEEGEVDTGPVKEITLEDMGSLATEVDNTGTISKPSQRGEQVGATKENSLPGACHTEDESSKLGMAGALSMSDVTQVNGVPIDEGVFDGDDVPVDEDLFTNELDDLDEDLDGLDLED; this is encoded by the exons ATGCCACCCAAGAAGGCACAACAACCAAGTAAGAAAAATGAtcagaagaaaaaagaaaagattattGAG GATAAAACTTTTGGATTGAAAAACAAGAAAGGgcaaaaaaaccaaaaatatatTCAACATGTAACAAAACAAGTCCAACATGGAAATCAAAAGACTACAAGG ATGGAAGATATGCAGAGCAAAACCAAGCTGAAGgaagataaaaagaaagaacAAGAAGAATTAAACAAACTGTTCAAACCAGTAACTGCTGCACAAAAAGTTGCTAAAG GTGTTGACCCGAAGTCTGTTGTGTGTGCCTTTTTTAAACAAGGGCAATGCAAAAAAGGTGACAAATGCAAATTTTCACATGATCTCACATTACAGAGAAAAGCAGAAAAGAAAAGTATGTATGAAGATGAAAGAAATGAAAAGGAAAAAG ACACTATGGATAATTGGGACGAGGCAAAACTGCAAGACGTTGTAAATCAAAAGCATGGCGAGGCTGAGATTAAACAACCTAAGACCGATAAA GTTTGTAAATTCTTCCTGCAAGCTATTGAGGATTGTAAGTATGGTTGGTTTTGGATTTGTCCAAATGGTGGCGACAAGTGCATGTATAAGCACGCGCTTCCACCAGGCTTTGTacttaagaaaaataaaaagacagaCGAAGAGGAAGAGGAGAAGATATCACTAGAGGAGCTAATTGAGGATGAG AGGGCTAAACTTGCATCTACCAATTTAACTAAACTAACTTTGGAAAGTTTCACTGCTTGGAAGAAGAGAAAAATTGCAGAGAAAAAGAAGATGTTTGAAGAAACAATGACAAAGAAAAAGAATGATTTCAAACAAGGAAGAGCTCTTGGT CTGAGTGGAAGAGAAGTGTTTGAATTCAAACCAGAATTAGCAGATGCCGATGATGAAGGTGCGGATGATACCAGATATGTACGAGAAGTAGATGAGGAGGAAGGAGAAGTG GATACTGGTCCAGTAAAAGAAATCACATTAGAAGATATGGGTAGCCTAGCTACTGAAGTAGACAACACTGGTACAATCTCAAAGCCCTCTCAACGTGGGGAACAAGTGGGTGCTACAAAAGAAAATAGCCTACCAGGTGCATGTCACACAGAAG atGAATCATCTAAATTAGGAATGGCTGGTGCTTTATCGATGTCAGATGTAACTCAAGTCAACGGCGTGCCTATCGACGAAGGAGTATTCGATGGCGATGACGTCCCTGTTGATGaagatttatttacaaatgaaCTTGATGATTTAGATGAAGATTTAGATGGATTAGATTTAGAGGATTGA